A genomic window from Synergistaceae bacterium includes:
- the xseA gene encoding exodeoxyribonuclease VII large subunit: MSSSVNSKVITVDEMTGILRDTISSVSALQDVNVRGEILGFKRHTSGHTYFSLLGSETRVSCVLFRSNASSVITWPKDGDEVLVKGRIDIYGARGSYQIYANVVFPIGAGAKARAKEMLRVRLEEEGIFDPQKKLLIPKYPEKLAIITSLSGAALQDFLKISSIRYPNSDLVIIPSLMQGIDAQGEILSALNKCRFIPNLSLIVLIRGGGSRDDLDVFDNEDVVRAIFYSPIPVVTGLGHQIDNTLSDLAADLCSPTPSSVAEHIFPDTKEIQKYLQNYKERIFVSTQQRVKRLVDILIFREESLIINLQKGYLEPAFDNLKNKYINFKDLIVFKIHNFETKLKSIETLINSSSPRNILNRGYSISKDSLGNVIKDPSLLKVGDIIYIESQNTLLEATIKKIILKTNKHKGD, translated from the coding sequence GTGAGTTCTTCTGTTAACAGCAAAGTCATTACAGTAGATGAAATGACAGGGATACTAAGGGATACAATATCCTCTGTAAGTGCCCTGCAAGATGTGAACGTTAGAGGAGAAATTCTTGGTTTTAAGCGCCATACGAGTGGACATACCTACTTTTCACTTCTCGGAAGTGAAACTCGGGTGTCTTGTGTTTTATTCCGCTCTAATGCTTCTTCCGTAATAACATGGCCCAAAGATGGAGATGAAGTACTTGTTAAAGGAAGAATTGACATATATGGAGCAAGGGGTTCCTACCAGATTTATGCCAATGTTGTTTTTCCCATTGGGGCAGGTGCAAAAGCTAGAGCAAAAGAGATGTTAAGAGTAAGGCTCGAGGAAGAAGGCATTTTTGATCCTCAAAAGAAATTGCTTATTCCTAAATATCCCGAAAAGCTAGCCATAATAACCTCTCTTTCCGGAGCTGCTCTACAAGATTTTTTAAAAATATCATCGATACGCTATCCAAATTCAGATCTTGTTATTATTCCAAGTCTTATGCAGGGAATTGATGCACAAGGTGAAATATTATCTGCTTTGAATAAGTGCCGTTTTATCCCAAATTTATCGTTAATCGTTCTTATTAGAGGTGGTGGAAGTAGGGACGACCTAGATGTTTTTGATAATGAAGATGTTGTTCGTGCAATATTTTATTCTCCAATTCCAGTAGTGACGGGTCTTGGACATCAGATAGACAACACCCTTTCTGACTTAGCTGCGGATTTATGTTCTCCAACACCTTCTAGTGTCGCTGAGCATATTTTCCCTGATACGAAGGAAATTCAGAAGTATTTACAAAACTATAAAGAAAGAATCTTTGTTTCAACGCAACAAAGAGTGAAACGCTTAGTAGATATTTTAATTTTTAGGGAAGAAAGTCTGATTATTAATTTGCAAAAAGGATATCTTGAGCCCGCTTTTGATAATTTAAAAAACAAATACATAAATTTTAAAGATCTAATTGTCTTTAAAATTCATAATTTTGAAACAAAATTAAAATCAATTGAAACTTTAATTAATTCATCTTCTCCTAGGAATATATTAAATAGAGGATATTCAATCTCCAAAGATAGTTTAGGAAATGTAATAAAAGATCCAAGTTTATTAAAAGTAGGAGACATTATATATATAGAATCACAAAACACCTTATTGGAAGCAACAATAAAAAAGATTATTTTAAAGACTAATAAACATAAAGGGGATTAA
- the mtnA gene encoding S-methyl-5-thioribose-1-phosphate isomerase — MIPRAIEWISNKRVLRLLDQRCLPYEIKYIDCNKYSDVVTAIENMTVRGAPAIGIAAAYGVLLSSYTNNKSYIENAIYSLSKTRPTAVNLHWSLDRMSKIFYENQNNKKIYEIFEKEADKIYKEDIEINKTLSNYGQELLPPCATVITHCNAGSYATAGYGTALGVIRAAKENNKTISVFISETRPRLQGGLITSFELYEEGFDITVICDSMAAFLMSTQRIDAVIVGADRVASNGDVANKIGTYSLAIVAKEHKVPFYVAAPTSTFDLNCPEGKCISIELRSSDEVRKMNNKTVIPERIPVWNPSFDITPAHLITSIITERGVISSPFEDKIYNNK; from the coding sequence ATGATTCCAAGAGCTATTGAATGGATATCTAATAAACGAGTTTTACGTTTATTGGATCAAAGATGCCTACCATATGAAATAAAGTACATTGATTGTAATAAATATAGTGACGTCGTAACAGCAATAGAGAATATGACGGTAAGGGGAGCTCCTGCTATTGGCATAGCTGCGGCATATGGAGTACTTCTTTCCTCTTATACTAACAATAAGTCTTATATAGAAAATGCAATCTATAGCCTCTCGAAAACACGTCCAACCGCAGTTAACCTTCATTGGTCATTGGATCGAATGTCAAAAATATTCTATGAGAATCAAAATAACAAAAAAATTTATGAAATTTTTGAAAAAGAAGCGGATAAAATTTATAAAGAAGATATCGAAATTAATAAAACATTATCAAACTATGGTCAAGAACTTTTACCTCCTTGTGCTACGGTTATAACGCACTGTAATGCTGGTTCTTACGCTACAGCTGGATATGGGACTGCATTGGGAGTTATAAGAGCAGCAAAAGAAAATAACAAAACAATCTCCGTTTTTATAAGCGAGACTAGACCTAGGTTACAAGGAGGCCTTATTACCTCATTTGAATTATATGAAGAAGGATTTGATATTACTGTTATTTGTGACTCTATGGCGGCCTTTTTAATGTCTACTCAAAGAATTGATGCAGTCATTGTTGGTGCAGATAGAGTAGCATCTAATGGAGATGTGGCCAATAAAATTGGTACATACTCACTTGCAATAGTTGCCAAAGAACATAAAGTTCCATTTTATGTAGCTGCGCCTACAAGTACTTTTGATTTAAACTGCCCTGAAGGCAAATGTATCTCAATAGAATTACGTTCATCAGATGAGGTAAGAAAAATGAACAACAAAACAGTAATACCAGAAAGAATTCCAGTTTGGAACCCGTCTTTCGACATAACTCCAGCACATCTAATTACTAGCATTATAACGGAGAGAGGAGTTATATCTTCGCCATTTGAAGATAAAATTTATAACAACAAATAA
- a CDS encoding type II/IV secretion system protein, whose translation MKDSSMKVTRLGELLIKDESISLDELQEALKEQETSPKRLGEILIKKGYISELRLAEALSNQLNIPLVSLVRLCPTQDLLSLVPENVARRLNVIPIQKPDSKHIVIAMSDPMDTLAIDEIRMLTQLEVIVQVATISDIQKGLTSFYKMQMCVEEALIDIQRQDDTSEKIDELGSVLTEVTQETPSFFSTDAPVVKLVSSILEQAVKEKASDIHIEPSERNTLVRFRIDGTMFSSFEIPKNLHPPLVSRIKILSNMDISEKRRPQDGRILIKEGEKRIDLRVSTVPSIFGEKIVLRILDQSNENIGMEKLGFEPDLIERLNKVITSPHGIFLITGPTGSGKSTTLYSILEIISTPSVNVITLEDPVEYTIPGITQIQVNEKIDVTFSNTLRSILRQDPDKLMIGEIRDTETAQLAVRVALTGHFILSTLHTNDAPSAIDRLLDMDIPAYLLSSSLRGVLAQRLVRKLCPNCKEKDVVPPKLAEELGIPKDTKIYNPVGCPACRYTAYSGRTVVSELMIVDTTLREMINNNESVDKIREYACKKGMKLLKESALEKVLDGETSIEEMLSITIAD comes from the coding sequence ATGAAGGACAGTTCAATGAAGGTAACACGCCTTGGCGAGCTTCTTATAAAAGATGAGTCTATCTCTCTAGATGAACTTCAGGAAGCCTTAAAAGAACAAGAAACATCACCTAAAAGGCTAGGAGAGATTCTTATAAAAAAAGGATATATCTCTGAACTGCGTCTAGCTGAGGCTTTATCTAATCAGCTAAATATACCATTAGTTTCTTTAGTAAGATTGTGTCCCACGCAGGATTTACTTTCATTGGTTCCTGAAAACGTGGCAAGACGCTTAAACGTAATACCAATTCAAAAGCCTGATTCAAAACATATTGTAATAGCGATGTCAGATCCAATGGATACACTTGCCATAGATGAAATACGTATGCTGACACAACTTGAAGTCATAGTACAAGTTGCTACGATTTCAGATATTCAAAAAGGATTGACTTCGTTTTATAAAATGCAAATGTGTGTGGAAGAAGCTTTAATTGATATACAGCGTCAAGATGATACGAGCGAGAAAATAGATGAACTAGGAAGTGTTTTAACAGAAGTAACACAGGAAACACCTTCTTTTTTTAGTACTGATGCACCAGTTGTAAAGCTTGTAAGTAGTATTCTTGAACAAGCAGTTAAGGAAAAAGCTTCGGATATTCATATAGAACCATCAGAGCGAAACACGCTAGTTCGTTTTAGAATAGACGGAACTATGTTTTCAAGTTTCGAGATACCTAAAAATTTACACCCACCCCTTGTCTCTCGCATAAAAATACTTTCGAATATGGATATATCAGAGAAAAGACGTCCACAGGATGGTAGGATATTAATAAAAGAAGGGGAGAAAAGGATAGATTTAAGAGTTTCCACTGTGCCTTCAATATTTGGAGAGAAAATAGTATTACGAATACTTGATCAAAGTAATGAAAATATAGGTATGGAGAAACTGGGATTTGAACCGGACTTAATAGAAAGGCTTAATAAAGTCATAACATCACCACATGGGATTTTTTTAATAACTGGACCAACTGGGAGTGGAAAATCTACAACATTATATTCGATACTGGAAATCATCAGCACACCATCAGTTAATGTTATTACTCTTGAAGACCCAGTTGAGTATACAATTCCAGGAATAACACAAATACAAGTTAACGAGAAAATAGATGTAACTTTTAGTAACACTTTAAGGTCTATACTTAGACAAGACCCAGATAAGCTTATGATAGGTGAGATTCGTGATACAGAAACTGCCCAACTGGCGGTAAGGGTTGCTTTAACAGGGCATTTTATTTTAAGTACCTTGCACACCAATGATGCACCTTCAGCAATTGACAGGCTTTTAGACATGGATATTCCAGCTTATCTTTTATCCTCTTCATTGCGTGGCGTTTTGGCTCAAAGATTGGTTAGAAAGCTATGTCCAAACTGTAAAGAAAAAGATGTTGTACCTCCAAAACTTGCAGAAGAGCTTGGAATTCCCAAAGACACAAAAATATATAACCCCGTTGGTTGTCCAGCTTGTCGATATACCGCTTACAGTGGAAGAACCGTTGTTTCTGAACTTATGATTGTAGATACAACATTGCGTGAAATGATAAATAATAATGAGTCAGTAGATAAAATAAGAGAATATGCTTGTAAAAAAGGAATGAAATTGTTGAAAGAATCTGCTTTAGAAAAAGTTTTAGACGGTGAAACTAGTATTGAAGAAATGTTAAGTATTACTATTGCAGATTAG
- a CDS encoding adenosylhomocysteinase, producing MKNEFNIADITLAKEGHIKIDWAWEHMPVLKLLAEKKQEEKPLAGITIGACLHLEAKTACLLKVLNELGATVVAAGSNPLSTQDPVCAALVEYGIHVFSKHNMTTDEYNENLRNVLLWHPNIIIDDGADVISMIIREHKELIPEILGGCEETTTGIKRLKAMASEGVLPFPMLAVNDARSKHLFDNRYGTGQSVWDAILRTTNLIVAGKIVVVVGYGWCGKGVSRRASGLGARVVVVEIDPHKALEALMDGYETMNMNDASRLGDIFITVTGNIKVIRKEHFLNMKDGALLTNAGHFDVEVCIPDLKKIAAKVRKTRDNIETYILADGKNLHVLGEGRLVNLAAADGHPVEIMDLSFAMQLLSVLYMSQNRLSPGLHPVPEELDKEIASLKLETLGVEIERMTPEQEEYIASWRE from the coding sequence ATGAAAAATGAATTTAATATAGCAGATATAACACTAGCAAAAGAAGGGCATATCAAGATAGATTGGGCTTGGGAGCATATGCCGGTACTCAAGTTATTAGCTGAAAAAAAACAGGAAGAAAAACCTCTTGCAGGAATTACAATTGGAGCTTGTCTTCATCTTGAAGCCAAAACGGCTTGTTTACTTAAAGTGCTTAATGAATTAGGTGCAACTGTTGTGGCAGCTGGTAGCAATCCTTTATCTACACAAGACCCTGTATGTGCAGCTCTAGTTGAATATGGCATTCACGTTTTTAGTAAACATAACATGACAACAGATGAGTACAATGAAAATTTACGAAATGTGTTGCTTTGGCATCCTAATATAATTATTGATGATGGGGCAGATGTCATTTCAATGATTATAAGAGAACATAAAGAGCTTATTCCTGAAATATTAGGAGGGTGTGAAGAAACTACAACAGGAATTAAGCGACTTAAAGCAATGGCAAGTGAAGGAGTATTGCCCTTTCCTATGTTGGCAGTAAATGACGCACGAAGTAAGCATTTATTTGATAATCGCTATGGCACAGGTCAATCTGTTTGGGATGCTATACTTCGAACTACAAATCTTATAGTTGCAGGTAAAATAGTAGTTGTTGTTGGTTATGGTTGGTGCGGGAAGGGTGTTTCACGTAGAGCATCAGGTTTAGGGGCACGTGTTGTTGTCGTTGAAATTGATCCACATAAAGCTTTAGAGGCTTTAATGGATGGATATGAGACAATGAACATGAATGACGCGTCACGACTTGGAGATATATTTATTACTGTTACCGGTAATATTAAAGTAATAAGAAAAGAACATTTTTTAAACATGAAGGATGGTGCTTTGCTCACAAATGCAGGACATTTTGATGTTGAAGTATGTATCCCAGACCTAAAAAAAATAGCAGCAAAAGTAAGAAAAACAAGAGATAATATAGAAACATATATTCTTGCGGATGGGAAGAATTTACATGTCTTGGGAGAGGGGCGTCTTGTAAATTTAGCTGCAGCTGACGGTCATCCTGTAGAAATTATGGACCTTAGCTTTGCAATGCAACTTTTGTCTGTTCTTTATATGTCTCAAAATAGATTATCTCCAGGATTACACCCTGTCCCTGAAGAACTAGACAAGGAAATAGCTTCTTTAAAACTTGAAACATTAGGAGTGGAAATTGAAAGAATGACACCAGAACAAGAAGAATATATAGCTAGTTGGAGAGAGTAA
- the efp gene encoding elongation factor P has product MAQEVDTSDFRPGLKIKWDNGMWLIVECSHHKMGRGGAIVRGKFRNLETGSIIEQSFKSGERFERIIFDETPAQYQYKDGDDYIFMDLQSYDHVSLSPETLGDAIKYLIDDLEVSFDLYEGKILGIELPTSVTLKIQDTPPPFKGDTASGGGKPATTETGLVVTVPFFIETGEYILVDTRTGEYLERAKK; this is encoded by the coding sequence ATGGCACAAGAAGTAGATACAAGTGATTTTCGCCCAGGATTAAAAATAAAATGGGATAATGGTATGTGGTTGATTGTAGAGTGTTCTCATCATAAAATGGGACGAGGTGGTGCTATTGTTAGAGGAAAGTTTCGTAACCTAGAGACAGGTTCCATTATAGAACAATCGTTTAAATCCGGGGAACGATTTGAGCGCATTATATTTGATGAAACGCCAGCTCAATATCAATACAAAGATGGAGATGACTATATATTTATGGATTTGCAATCATACGATCATGTTTCTCTATCGCCCGAGACTTTAGGAGATGCTATAAAATATCTTATAGATGATTTGGAAGTAAGCTTTGATTTATATGAAGGAAAAATTCTTGGAATTGAGCTTCCAACATCTGTAACTTTAAAAATTCAAGACACTCCACCTCCATTTAAGGGTGATACAGCTTCCGGAGGTGGTAAACCGGCCACTACGGAAACAGGACTCGTCGTAACAGTTCCTTTTTTTATTGAGACAGGGGAGTATATATTAGTTGATACAAGGACAGGCGAATATTTGGAAAGAGCAAAAAAATAA
- the nusB gene encoding transcription antitermination factor NusB, translating into MDKSILVKLNNVFGDDGLENKNISKLRRKSREIALQLLYQLDIRSELDVEMAISLYESTEYWLEDEENVFLNDKNSNNDISGKLFSTESEEAEEVFAYAFSLVRGIYNNIDEVFSLLRNNIIGWRLERMVTVDKVAIILALYEGLISKSVPIAVAISEAVELSKIYGTSNSGRFVNGVLGRIVRKEKTE; encoded by the coding sequence ATGGACAAAAGTATCTTAGTAAAATTAAACAACGTATTTGGGGATGACGGATTGGAAAATAAAAACATATCAAAATTGCGTAGAAAATCTCGAGAAATAGCCTTACAATTGCTATATCAGCTTGATATTAGAAGCGAATTGGATGTCGAAATGGCAATTTCTCTTTATGAATCAACAGAATATTGGTTAGAAGATGAAGAAAATGTTTTTTTAAATGATAAAAATAGCAATAATGATATATCAGGGAAGTTATTCTCTACAGAGAGCGAAGAAGCAGAAGAGGTCTTTGCCTATGCTTTTAGTCTCGTTCGTGGCATATATAACAACATAGATGAAGTGTTCTCATTATTAAGAAATAATATCATAGGTTGGCGCCTAGAGCGTATGGTTACCGTAGACAAGGTCGCAATAATATTAGCTCTTTATGAGGGGCTTATTTCTAAAAGTGTTCCAATTGCCGTTGCGATTTCCGAAGCTGTTGAACTGTCAAAAATTTATGGAACATCAAATTCTGGACGATTCGTGAATGGCGTGTTGGGTCGTATCGTAAGGAAAGAAAAGACGGAGTAA
- a CDS encoding Asp23/Gls24 family envelope stress response protein, with product MTMASNKDEILKDNEQLLLERKEDAISQPNYEGNVRVSEDVIAHLAMNALNTVEGVFPSNPGLMANLRLGRKTTNGIRVTISEADVPEIVIDAYVLVKYGLRIPDICWDLQESIKRQVEQTTGYQLKSVNIYVQGISFINKKTIESGLSDKDFTPVPLNGEL from the coding sequence ATGACTATGGCATCTAATAAGGATGAAATATTAAAAGATAATGAGCAACTTTTATTGGAAAGAAAAGAAGACGCTATTAGTCAACCGAATTATGAAGGGAACGTACGCGTTTCTGAAGATGTAATCGCTCATCTCGCTATGAACGCATTAAATACTGTAGAAGGTGTTTTCCCTTCTAATCCAGGGCTAATGGCGAACCTTCGACTAGGACGAAAGACCACAAATGGAATAAGGGTTACAATTTCAGAAGCTGATGTACCTGAAATTGTAATTGATGCGTATGTCTTAGTAAAATATGGATTACGCATACCCGATATATGTTGGGATCTTCAAGAGTCAATTAAAAGACAGGTTGAACAAACAACCGGTTATCAATTAAAAAGTGTAAATATATATGTACAGGGAATATCTTTTATAAATAAAAAAACTATCGAATCTGGGCTCTCGGATAAAGATTTTACACCTGTGCCCCTAAACGGAGAACTTTAA